Proteins from a single region of Polynucleobacter sp. KF022:
- the pyk gene encoding pyruvate kinase yields the protein MLRATKIIATLGPASEKPEVLRDMIRAGVDVVRMNFSHGTVADHKARHDLVRTISAEAGKEVGIMADLQGPKIRVGKFSENKILLKEGDKFTLDVACELGDQTKVGLDYKELPGDVKPGDRLLLNDGLVVLTVESVKGGEIFTVVEQGGPLSNNKGINRAGGGLTAPALTEKDIADLDAAIAMGVDFLAISFPKDGADMAYARKLADAASAKYGVGKVRTIAKVERAEAIEPAALKSIIAESDGIMVARGDLAIEVGNAAVPALQKRMIAWAREADKFTITATQMMESMINAPVPTRAEVSDVANAVLDGTDAVMLSAESAAGMYPVQTIKAMAEICVEAEKSDRVKLDTDFLDQTFTRIDQTIALGALFTAHHLNANAIAALTDSGSTAIWMSRHNIHVPIFALTSKIATQRALSTYRNVTPIGLDYTKDRDTALQEVEACLKKVGAVKKGDTVVLTSGEPMGEPGGTNTLKIIHVK from the coding sequence ATGTTGAGAGCAACAAAGATCATTGCAACCCTGGGGCCCGCTTCTGAAAAGCCCGAAGTATTGCGTGACATGATCCGTGCTGGCGTCGATGTGGTGCGGATGAATTTCTCTCACGGCACTGTGGCCGACCATAAAGCGCGACATGATTTGGTACGCACCATCTCTGCTGAGGCAGGAAAAGAAGTGGGCATCATGGCTGACTTGCAAGGGCCTAAAATTCGCGTTGGTAAATTTTCGGAAAATAAAATTTTGCTCAAGGAGGGTGATAAATTTACTCTCGATGTAGCTTGTGAGCTTGGTGATCAAACCAAAGTAGGCCTTGATTACAAAGAGTTGCCGGGCGATGTCAAGCCGGGCGATCGCCTTTTGTTGAATGACGGCTTAGTTGTTCTTACCGTTGAGAGTGTTAAAGGCGGAGAGATTTTTACCGTTGTTGAGCAAGGTGGACCACTTTCTAATAACAAGGGCATTAATCGCGCCGGCGGCGGTTTAACTGCTCCTGCTTTAACTGAAAAAGATATTGCTGATTTAGATGCAGCGATTGCGATGGGCGTGGATTTCTTGGCAATTAGCTTTCCAAAAGATGGTGCCGACATGGCTTACGCGCGCAAGTTGGCGGATGCTGCTAGCGCCAAGTATGGCGTAGGTAAGGTGAGAACAATTGCTAAAGTAGAGCGTGCAGAAGCCATTGAGCCAGCTGCGCTGAAAAGCATTATTGCTGAGAGCGACGGAATCATGGTTGCCCGTGGTGATCTAGCGATTGAGGTGGGTAATGCTGCTGTACCTGCGTTGCAAAAACGCATGATTGCATGGGCGCGTGAAGCCGATAAATTTACCATTACTGCTACGCAAATGATGGAGTCTATGATCAATGCTCCAGTTCCAACGCGCGCAGAAGTGAGCGACGTTGCTAACGCGGTATTGGATGGTACTGATGCGGTGATGCTCTCTGCCGAATCTGCTGCAGGTATGTACCCTGTGCAAACTATCAAAGCAATGGCAGAGATTTGTGTTGAGGCTGAAAAATCAGATCGAGTGAAGCTTGATACCGATTTCCTAGATCAAACTTTTACTCGTATTGATCAAACGATTGCCCTTGGAGCTCTTTTCACAGCACATCATTTAAATGCTAATGCGATTGCAGCCTTAACAGACTCAGGCTCAACAGCAATTTGGATGAGTCGACATAATATTCATGTCCCTATCTTTGCATTGACATCTAAGATCGCTACACAGCGGGCGCTGAGTACTTATCGCAATGTCACTCCAATTGGCTTGGACTACACCAAGGATCGTGACACTGCGTTACAGGAAGTGGAAGCATGTTTGAAAAAGGTGGGTGCGGTCAAAAAAGGCGATACCGTTGTACTGACTTCTGGCGAACCGATGGGTGAGCCTGGTGGCACCAATACCCTCAAGATTATTCATGTGAAGTAG
- a CDS encoding phosphoglycerate kinase, producing MPESLFKVKRLSELAQSGQLKGKRVLIRADLNVPQDEAGNITEDTRIRASMPAVQMCLDAGAAVMVTSHLGRPTEGEFKPEDSLAPVADRIASLLNRKVPLISDWVNGGFEVSPGELVLLENCRLNVGEKKNNDELAKKIAALCDVYVNDAFGTAHRAEATTHGVAKFAPIACAGPLMAAELDALSRALASPKRPLVAIVAGSKVSSKLTILKALSEKVDELIVGGGIANTFMLAKGLPIGKSLAEPDLVDEAREIMELMEKRGAHVPIPEDVVVANELSPLARANRVPADQVAEDDMILDIGPKTAARLSIMLAHAGTIVWNGPLGVFEIDQFGGGTKMLAAAIAHSPAFSIAGGGDTLAAIAKYGIENQVDYISTGGGAFLEFLEGKTLPAFAVLAERAKD from the coding sequence ATGCCGGAATCCTTATTTAAAGTTAAGCGTTTAAGCGAATTAGCCCAATCAGGTCAATTAAAGGGTAAGCGGGTTCTTATCCGTGCCGATCTGAATGTTCCTCAGGACGAGGCTGGAAATATTACTGAAGATACTCGTATTCGGGCATCAATGCCGGCGGTACAGATGTGCTTGGACGCTGGGGCAGCGGTAATGGTGACTTCACATTTGGGCCGCCCAACTGAAGGCGAATTTAAACCTGAAGATAGTTTGGCTCCGGTTGCTGACCGTATTGCGAGCTTGTTGAATCGTAAAGTTCCTTTAATCAGTGACTGGGTCAACGGCGGTTTTGAAGTAAGTCCAGGCGAACTAGTATTGTTGGAAAACTGTCGTCTCAATGTTGGTGAAAAAAAGAACAACGACGAGCTAGCAAAAAAGATTGCTGCATTGTGTGATGTCTATGTCAACGATGCATTTGGAACTGCGCATCGCGCTGAAGCAACTACTCATGGTGTGGCGAAGTTTGCTCCAATAGCTTGTGCTGGTCCTTTAATGGCTGCTGAGTTAGATGCACTAAGTCGTGCATTGGCAAGTCCAAAGCGTCCTTTGGTAGCCATCGTAGCAGGCTCTAAAGTTTCCTCTAAGCTCACCATCCTTAAGGCCTTGTCAGAAAAGGTGGATGAGTTGATTGTTGGGGGCGGTATCGCCAATACCTTTATGTTAGCTAAGGGCTTACCTATCGGCAAGTCACTTGCTGAACCTGATTTAGTTGATGAAGCTAGAGAAATTATGGAGCTCATGGAAAAGCGTGGCGCCCATGTACCTATCCCGGAAGATGTGGTTGTAGCAAACGAATTGTCTCCACTGGCTCGTGCAAACCGGGTACCTGCAGATCAAGTGGCAGAAGACGACATGATTTTGGATATTGGTCCAAAAACTGCAGCGCGTTTATCAATCATGCTTGCTCATGCTGGCACGATCGTGTGGAATGGTCCTTTGGGCGTATTTGAAATTGATCAGTTTGGTGGTGGCACCAAAATGTTAGCTGCGGCAATTGCACACTCACCGGCTTTCTCTATTGCTGGCGGTGGCGATACTTTGGCAGCTATCGCGAAGTACGGAATTGAGAACCAAGTAGATTACATCTCTACTGGCGGCGGCGCCTTCTTGGAGTTCCTTGAAGGCAAAACCTTGCCAGCCTTTGCAGTACTTGCTGAAAGAGCGAAAGACTAA
- a CDS encoding branched-chain amino acid transaminase has product MSMSDRDGFIWTDGKLIPWREANVHVLTHSLHYGMGVFEGIRAYKTPQGTAIFRLPEHVKRLFNGTKIFQMNMPYSPEEVTKGIIDTVNSNKLEACYIRPIIFIGSQKLGISPKGNSIHTSIAAWEWGAYLGEDGLNKGIRVKTSSFTRHFVNSSLVRAKASGYYINSILANQEVTANGYDEALLLDTEGYVSEGSGENLFMVRNGIVYTPDLASCLDGITRDSIIQIVKDLGYEVREKRITRDEVYSADEAFFTGTAAEVTPIRELDDRTIGDGKRGPITEKIQKTYFDAVYGRNDKYKSWLTYVK; this is encoded by the coding sequence ATGTCGATGTCCGACCGCGATGGCTTTATTTGGACTGATGGGAAGCTAATTCCTTGGCGTGAGGCCAATGTTCACGTGTTAACACACAGCCTACACTACGGCATGGGCGTATTTGAGGGCATCCGAGCCTACAAAACCCCCCAGGGAACAGCCATTTTCCGACTTCCAGAGCACGTAAAACGCCTGTTTAACGGAACTAAGATCTTCCAAATGAACATGCCTTACAGCCCCGAAGAGGTCACCAAGGGCATTATTGATACGGTAAATTCCAACAAGCTAGAAGCCTGCTATATCCGCCCAATCATCTTTATTGGTTCCCAAAAGTTGGGAATATCCCCAAAAGGGAACAGTATTCATACCTCAATTGCTGCCTGGGAATGGGGCGCCTACCTGGGTGAAGATGGCCTAAATAAGGGTATTCGGGTGAAAACCTCCTCTTTTACCCGCCACTTTGTGAATTCTTCCCTGGTGCGCGCTAAAGCTTCTGGCTACTACATCAACTCTATCCTGGCCAATCAAGAAGTGACCGCCAATGGATACGACGAGGCCTTATTGCTCGATACCGAAGGTTACGTTTCTGAAGGCTCCGGGGAAAACCTCTTTATGGTTCGCAATGGCATTGTGTACACCCCTGACTTAGCGTCTTGCTTGGATGGCATCACACGTGATTCCATTATTCAGATCGTTAAAGACCTTGGTTATGAAGTGCGTGAGAAACGCATTACTCGTGATGAAGTCTATTCTGCTGACGAAGCATTCTTTACCGGCACCGCTGCTGAAGTGACTCCGATTCGTGAATTGGATGACCGTACGATTGGTGATGGAAAGCGTGGTCCGATCACTGAAAAAATTCAGAAGACGTATTTCGATGCGGTGTATGGCAGAAACGATAAATACAAATCTTGGCTTACTTACGTTAAGTAA
- a CDS encoding zinc-finger domain-containing protein, whose translation MTQAQVVMVDGKDLPLHCPTNKTPAWNSHPRVFLDITKTGEAKCPYCGAEYKLIPGTEPHGH comes from the coding sequence ATGACTCAAGCTCAAGTTGTAATGGTGGACGGCAAGGATTTGCCATTGCATTGCCCTACCAATAAAACACCAGCCTGGAACTCGCATCCACGCGTTTTCCTAGATATCACTAAAACCGGTGAAGCGAAGTGTCCTTATTGCGGCGCAGAGTACAAGCTCATTCCCGGCACTGAGCCACACGGTCACTAA
- the waaF gene encoding lipopolysaccharide heptosyltransferase II, which produces MHGILIIAPNWIGDAVMTQPLLASLKAQYPDSNIDVLASTWVAPIYRACSEVHEVIEAKFEHKQLQWGLRKELAKKLAIKKYQACFVLPNSFKSALIPWLANIPFRVGYRGEFRFGLINVALNNPSKINRPPMVDHYLQLSQLLNGGQASLTTSNLTPKLNVSAAANHSVKAKLQSVQIDEAHIYAICPGAEYGPTKRWPTSHFAQLAESLITGNPNNQVVLLGSKGDHPLAQEIHTLAKQDPHIHNWCGNTSLDEAIALLDMSKAVISNDSGLMHIAAALKTPQIAIFGSSDPAHTPPLSDKAKVIWLNLACSPCHKRECPLGHLKCLNDILPAQVFATLNTLQS; this is translated from the coding sequence ATGCACGGTATTCTGATCATCGCCCCCAACTGGATTGGGGATGCAGTAATGACGCAACCTTTATTAGCATCCCTCAAAGCGCAATACCCAGATTCAAATATTGATGTACTTGCCAGCACTTGGGTTGCACCAATCTATCGAGCCTGCTCTGAAGTGCATGAAGTAATCGAGGCAAAATTTGAACACAAACAATTGCAATGGGGCTTGCGTAAAGAATTAGCAAAGAAGCTCGCAATAAAAAAATATCAGGCATGTTTTGTGTTGCCTAATAGTTTTAAATCAGCACTAATTCCCTGGCTTGCTAATATTCCTTTCCGTGTTGGCTATCGTGGTGAGTTTCGCTTTGGGTTGATTAACGTAGCGCTAAATAATCCAAGCAAAATTAATCGCCCACCAATGGTCGATCACTACCTCCAGTTAAGTCAACTTTTAAATGGTGGGCAAGCTTCACTGACGACCAGCAATCTGACGCCAAAGTTAAATGTATCTGCAGCGGCTAATCATTCCGTAAAAGCCAAGTTACAAAGTGTGCAAATTGATGAGGCACATATCTATGCAATTTGCCCTGGCGCTGAATATGGCCCAACTAAACGTTGGCCAACTAGTCACTTTGCGCAATTGGCTGAAAGCTTAATTACCGGCAATCCAAACAATCAGGTTGTCCTTTTAGGTAGCAAAGGCGATCATCCCCTTGCCCAAGAAATCCATACCCTAGCAAAGCAAGATCCCCATATTCACAACTGGTGTGGCAACACCTCCCTGGATGAAGCTATTGCCTTGCTTGACATGAGTAAAGCCGTTATCAGCAATGATTCGGGCTTAATGCATATTGCGGCAGCACTCAAAACTCCGCAGATCGCTATTTTTGGATCCAGCGATCCAGCTCATACGCCACCACTATCGGACAAAGCCAAGGTCATTTGGCTAAACCTAGCCTGCAGCCCATGCCATAAGAGGGAATGCCCCCTAGGTCATCTCAAGTGCTTAAATGACATTTTGCCGGCCCAGGTATTCGCTACACTGAATACACTCCAGTCATAA
- a CDS encoding nuclear transport factor 2 family protein — protein sequence MPKLARLFQNADDVVEAWRDALSHRDVQSALDIWLDDDSITCVLPEGHRLSGHAEIREGLERLLSKQPLFLEPIACISHSVLGAAVYDTTEAVHLRADQVEAEFFLNITLVLLQDSQGWRIAHLHASHSTENTFDAPSTPHGLH from the coding sequence ATGCCTAAACTTGCCAGACTCTTTCAAAATGCAGATGACGTAGTAGAGGCATGGCGAGATGCGTTGAGTCATCGCGATGTTCAAAGTGCTTTAGATATTTGGCTAGATGATGATTCCATTACCTGCGTTCTCCCTGAGGGACATCGCCTAAGCGGCCATGCAGAAATTCGTGAAGGTCTGGAGCGACTGCTTTCAAAACAACCGCTATTCCTAGAGCCGATTGCATGTATTAGTCACTCCGTACTTGGTGCCGCTGTATATGACACCACTGAAGCGGTTCATTTGCGTGCAGACCAAGTTGAAGCAGAGTTTTTTCTCAACATCACACTTGTGCTATTACAAGATAGTCAGGGTTGGCGTATTGCGCACTTACACGCAAGCCACTCTACTGAAAATACCTTCGACGCACCATCAACCCCACACGGTTTGCATTAA
- a CDS encoding DUF2946 family protein codes for MDDQVLRSLMKWPNVPDCFGWLALDRRGQWRMRDEFTQQNQLPGQVIQHAALNDFIARNYACDELGRYFFQNGPQRVFITLTATPWIVRIIPNEHGLALLTQCNSAITPDSALSDENGNIYIVGKVDQTIYDSSNNGGGAKPFLKKESQTIALLHDHDLDHFSELAKLREEACSFGGSWSWYEKQLPLDPINSQELAARFHYQNSPQP; via the coding sequence ATGGATGATCAAGTACTTCGGTCACTAATGAAGTGGCCTAATGTGCCTGATTGCTTTGGTTGGCTTGCCCTAGATCGTCGTGGCCAATGGCGGATGCGAGATGAATTTACCCAGCAAAATCAGCTTCCAGGGCAAGTTATTCAACATGCTGCACTAAATGATTTTATTGCGCGTAACTATGCATGCGATGAGCTTGGCAGATACTTTTTTCAGAATGGCCCTCAACGTGTTTTTATTACCCTAACTGCCACTCCTTGGATTGTGCGCATCATTCCAAATGAACACGGTCTTGCATTACTCACCCAATGCAATAGCGCAATCACCCCTGATTCAGCCTTAAGTGACGAAAACGGAAATATTTATATTGTTGGGAAAGTAGATCAAACGATTTACGACAGCAGCAATAATGGGGGAGGTGCTAAACCCTTTTTAAAAAAAGAATCTCAGACTATTGCTCTTTTACACGATCACGATCTAGATCATTTTTCTGAACTGGCTAAGCTGCGTGAAGAAGCTTGTAGCTTTGGAGGCTCTTGGTCTTGGTACGAAAAGCAATTACCCTTAGACCCCATAAATTCGCAAGAATTAGCCGCGCGCTTTCATTACCAAAACTCGCCGCAACCTTAA
- a CDS encoding M48 family metalloprotease: MQDIKSVPKTAFLHRALAVWLVLGLACSGFPVYAAPPTGDVSVEGNSAAMENIGRAMQSPDARPSNAPTRGALRSQPTIVLPDMGDPGGDALSRVDERKYGEMIMRQIRPDPDYSNDLPLYDFLNQMERRLLQAAKKLQLGGANEQGSGAYNFEVFAVKDSSINAFALPGGFIGFHTGLIVSAESDSEVASVMGHETGHVLQRHLARQMDKQTTNTMIAIAGMVLGALAMSRNPQAGAGLMQGGQAVAINNQLSYSRDAEREADRIGFQILDASGYDVNGAPGFFQRLQKATGIMDKGVPAYVRTHPLTTDRIADMQDRARTVPARNVPSSVEFFFIKARARMEQAGSSSGMYDLKNTFDSLSKQTQIGKQMEGFYGLALIAQRQGKLDLAESNLQQARNLAQKASAPGSPIQRQSLSLDITASELALAKGKGEEALQIAQTTLRAYPQSYAAGAAMINAYLKLGRTNDAITWLKARTRSQPNEIVWWNLLSKSYDQAGNVPMRHYALGEKYALEGAWPSAIEQLRIARSAGGADFYQGSSIDARLREMQRQYQDELKEQGKQPPG, encoded by the coding sequence ATGCAAGACATAAAGTCAGTACCTAAAACCGCTTTTTTGCACCGCGCTTTAGCCGTTTGGCTGGTGCTGGGGCTTGCCTGCTCTGGATTCCCTGTTTACGCAGCACCCCCTACTGGGGATGTATCCGTTGAGGGTAATTCTGCCGCCATGGAAAATATTGGTCGAGCCATGCAATCCCCTGATGCTCGACCCAGTAATGCGCCAACGCGAGGCGCTTTACGGAGTCAGCCAACAATCGTCTTGCCGGATATGGGTGATCCGGGGGGTGATGCCTTAAGTCGGGTGGACGAACGTAAGTACGGCGAGATGATCATGCGCCAAATTCGTCCAGATCCAGATTACTCAAATGATTTACCTCTTTATGATTTTCTGAATCAGATGGAGCGTCGCTTATTGCAGGCGGCCAAGAAATTACAATTAGGTGGTGCAAACGAGCAGGGCAGCGGCGCATATAACTTCGAGGTATTTGCAGTTAAAGACAGCAGCATTAATGCGTTTGCATTACCTGGAGGCTTTATCGGTTTTCATACGGGCTTGATCGTCAGTGCAGAATCAGATTCTGAGGTGGCTTCAGTTATGGGGCATGAAACAGGCCACGTATTGCAACGTCATCTGGCACGCCAGATGGATAAGCAAACCACCAACACGATGATTGCGATTGCCGGTATGGTGCTTGGGGCATTAGCAATGTCTCGCAATCCTCAGGCGGGTGCTGGCCTAATGCAGGGCGGTCAAGCGGTTGCCATCAATAATCAGCTTTCTTATTCAAGGGATGCGGAGCGTGAGGCTGATCGTATTGGCTTTCAGATTTTGGATGCCAGTGGATATGATGTCAATGGTGCGCCAGGCTTTTTCCAGCGCTTACAAAAAGCGACTGGCATTATGGATAAGGGTGTTCCTGCGTATGTGCGGACTCACCCTTTAACAACTGATCGTATTGCCGATATGCAGGATCGGGCTCGCACTGTGCCCGCTCGCAATGTGCCCAGTTCAGTAGAATTCTTTTTTATTAAAGCTCGAGCACGCATGGAGCAGGCGGGAAGCTCCAGTGGAATGTATGACTTAAAAAATACCTTTGACAGTTTGAGTAAACAGACACAAATTGGCAAACAAATGGAGGGTTTTTATGGCTTGGCACTCATCGCTCAGCGCCAAGGAAAATTAGATCTAGCTGAATCCAATCTTCAGCAAGCCCGAAACCTAGCTCAGAAAGCAAGTGCACCTGGATCGCCTATTCAGAGGCAGAGTTTATCGCTAGATATCACTGCATCTGAATTGGCTTTAGCTAAAGGCAAAGGTGAAGAAGCGCTTCAAATTGCTCAGACAACATTACGCGCATATCCTCAATCGTACGCAGCAGGTGCTGCAATGATTAATGCCTATCTGAAACTTGGCCGCACTAACGATGCAATTACTTGGTTAAAGGCGCGAACAAGATCTCAACCTAATGAAATTGTCTGGTGGAACTTGCTATCTAAGTCCTATGATCAAGCTGGTAATGTCCCAATGCGTCATTACGCGCTCGGCGAAAAATATGCTCTTGAGGGTGCTTGGCCATCTGCCATTGAGCAACTCCGCATTGCTCGCTCAGCTGGTGGTGCTGATTTTTACCAAGGCTCCAGTATCGATGCTCGTTTGCGTGAAATGCAAAGGCAATACCAAGATGAGCTCAAGGAGCAAGGCAAGCAGCCCCCAGGTTAA
- the moaC gene encoding cyclic pyranopterin monophosphate synthase MoaC: MNKLTHFDASGQAHMVNVGDKPNTHRIAIATGKISMRPDTFTMVEAGTHKKGDVLGIARIAGIQASKRTSDLIPLCHPLALTHVSLEFQTNPQENSVTCQVKAETTGPTGVEMEALTAVQVALLTIYDMCKAVDRGMVMGDVKLLEKSGGKSGEWKAA; the protein is encoded by the coding sequence ATGAACAAACTAACTCATTTTGATGCCAGCGGGCAAGCCCACATGGTAAACGTTGGTGATAAGCCTAACACCCATCGCATAGCTATTGCTACCGGCAAGATCTCCATGCGTCCTGATACCTTCACAATGGTTGAGGCAGGCACCCATAAAAAGGGGGATGTTCTAGGTATAGCTCGGATTGCAGGAATACAGGCCTCAAAAAGAACCTCGGACCTTATTCCCCTTTGCCACCCATTGGCTCTTACTCACGTTAGTCTGGAGTTTCAAACGAATCCCCAAGAAAATAGTGTGACCTGCCAGGTTAAGGCTGAAACTACTGGGCCAACAGGTGTTGAAATGGAAGCCCTCACCGCAGTCCAAGTCGCCTTACTCACAATCTACGATATGTGCAAAGCAGTAGACCGTGGCATGGTGATGGGTGATGTGAAGTTACTTGAGAAGAGTGGCGGGAAGTCTGGGGAGTGGAAGGCAGCTTAA
- a CDS encoding glycosyltransferase family 4 protein — translation MIEPKGGTEILHQTLLKKLGQEDLQGVNLFVNDLSPKALRNDQINILWNHHSYNQPAIQNYKNRALLNEVQYFVYVSNWQFEKYRYHFQIPESRSLVIKNAVELIEPKEKPEKIHLIYTSTPWRGLDVLLEAFSLLDRDDVELDIYSSTIIYGTQFFDGNEQKYEGLFEQARAMKNVNYHGYASNEEVREALAKAHIFAYPSTWEETSCLCAIEAGMAGLSLVSTNLGAIYETINSWGRLVSYDSNKKNLAKKFSFALNKSIDEYWTQENQSKLKEQHAYYKKFYSWDSRTTEWKNFLQQVRNG, via the coding sequence ATGATTGAGCCAAAGGGTGGTACAGAGATACTTCATCAGACCCTACTTAAAAAACTTGGGCAAGAGGATCTGCAGGGAGTTAATTTATTTGTGAATGATCTCTCACCAAAAGCCCTGAGAAATGATCAAATAAATATTTTATGGAACCATCATTCCTATAATCAGCCGGCCATACAAAACTACAAGAATAGAGCTCTCCTAAATGAAGTTCAGTACTTTGTGTATGTATCCAACTGGCAATTCGAAAAGTATCGCTACCACTTTCAAATACCCGAGAGTAGATCTCTCGTTATTAAAAACGCAGTTGAATTAATTGAGCCAAAAGAAAAGCCGGAAAAAATTCATCTGATTTACACATCTACGCCATGGCGAGGCCTTGATGTTCTATTGGAAGCATTTTCGCTTTTAGATAGAGATGATGTTGAACTAGATATTTATTCCTCGACCATCATCTATGGAACCCAGTTTTTTGACGGAAATGAGCAAAAATATGAGGGCCTCTTCGAACAAGCTCGAGCCATGAAAAACGTTAACTATCATGGCTATGCTAGCAATGAAGAGGTAAGAGAGGCTCTTGCCAAAGCTCATATCTTTGCATACCCAAGCACCTGGGAGGAGACATCTTGCTTGTGTGCCATTGAAGCAGGAATGGCTGGATTAAGTTTGGTAAGCACAAATCTGGGGGCGATTTATGAAACTATAAATAGCTGGGGAAGATTGGTTAGCTATGACTCAAATAAGAAAAATTTAGCAAAGAAATTTTCATTCGCGCTCAATAAATCTATAGATGAATACTGGACTCAAGAAAACCAGAGTAAACTTAAAGAGCAACACGCTTACTATAAAAAATTCTATTCCTGGGACAGCAGAACCACAGAATGGAAAAATTTTTTACAACAAGTAAGAAATGGATGA